CCCTCAGCCATGTGGGCCTCAAACGCCTGGAGAACCAGGACCGGTTCGCCATCCATCCGGCAAGCCTGGACAATGGTCCATGGCGGCTTGTGGCCGTGGCCGACGGCATGGGCGGCGAGGCAGCCGGAGGCCTGGCCGCCCAGACCGCCATGGACGAGCTGGAGCTGCTGGATTTCTCGGCCCTGTGCGAAGGGGATACCACCCGGATCCTGGCGTCGTGGGCCACGCAGGCCAATGCCGCCCTGCTGCGCATGGGCCGCAGCATCCAGGGGCTGGAGGGCATGGGCGCCACCTTTACCGTGGCGGCCCTGTGCAACGACACCGCCCACTGGCTGCACGTGGGAGACTCCAGACTCTATCTGTTCCGCAACCACAGGCTGCGGCGCGTCACCCGGGACCACCGTTTTCTGCAGCCGCTGCTGGACAGCGGCTCCATGGCCCCGGCCGAGGCAGCCCAGCACCCCATGCGCAACCGGCTGGATCAGTGCCTGGGCTGCCCGCAATTCAAGCCGGATATGGGCAGTTTTGCCTGCCGACCGCGGGACGTGCTCCTGCTCTGCTCCGACGGCCTGCACGACCAGACCCCCGAAGAAAGCATAGCCGCCATCCTGGACGCCCTACCGGCCTCCCCCCGCGAACCAGACCTGGAAGAAACCGCCCTGGCCCTGGTGCAGGCCGCCCTGCGCCAAGGCGGCCGGGACAACATCACCGTGGCGCTGGCCTGCGTGCAGGGGTAGCTGTCGGAATTCCCGGTCTGCGGACCACTCCTTGCGCCCCTTTTCCAGCTCGTCATACAATCGCAGCACCGCCTGACACGTGGCCCTGTCCCGTCCCTGGGCAATCTTGACGGCAAGATTTTTCTGATTCCCGGTCAGGAGATGGAACAAGGCGATGCCGAACAGGCGGAGCGCCTCATGATCCGTGCCGCATGTGTTCAAGGCATCGTAAATTGGCTTAATATTGGGATAATCCTGCCACTTTTCGGCGGCTTCCCGGTCGAACTGCGCAAACACTTCGTGCGCAGAGCTGACCTCCCCCAGGAGCACATGCGTGTACGCTTGCGTCATCAGAATCT
This sequence is a window from Megalodesulfovibrio gigas DSM 1382 = ATCC 19364. Protein-coding genes within it:
- a CDS encoding PP2C family protein-serine/threonine phosphatase, coding for MRIIAAALSHVGLKRLENQDRFAIHPASLDNGPWRLVAVADGMGGEAAGGLAAQTAMDELELLDFSALCEGDTTRILASWATQANAALLRMGRSIQGLEGMGATFTVAALCNDTAHWLHVGDSRLYLFRNHRLRRVTRDHRFLQPLLDSGSMAPAEAAQHPMRNRLDQCLGCPQFKPDMGSFACRPRDVLLLCSDGLHDQTPEESIAAILDALPASPREPDLEETALALVQAALRQGGRDNITVALACVQG